One Lachnospiraceae bacterium C1.1 genomic region harbors:
- a CDS encoding zf-HC2 domain-containing protein, which produces MIRTMVKDYGMCKDVENLLQPYLENKLNIEQMRVLHSHIIECADCYDELEIRYLLMEGLRHLEDGETLDLKKELDDRLYKTKQRVLFADRIQAIVFILEGVAGFLTLVNLILFFL; this is translated from the coding sequence ATGATAAGGACAATGGTGAAGGATTATGGAATGTGTAAGGATGTTGAGAATCTACTCCAGCCTTATCTTGAAAATAAACTGAATATTGAGCAAATGCGCGTGCTGCATAGCCATATTATAGAATGTGCTGACTGCTATGATGAGTTAGAGATAAGGTATCTTCTTATGGAGGGATTGAGACACCTTGAGGACGGCGAAACGCTTGATCTAAAAAAAGAGCTTGATGACAGGCTCTACAAAACAAAGCAGAGGGTTCTTTTTGCAGACCGCATTCAGGCAATAGTCTTTATATTAGAGGGCGTTGCAGGATTTCTAACACTAGTGAATTTGATTTTATTTTTCTTATAA